From Brassica oleracea var. oleracea cultivar TO1000 chromosome C3, BOL, whole genome shotgun sequence, a single genomic window includes:
- the LOC106336243 gene encoding alpha-1,6-mannosyl-glycoprotein 2-beta-N-acetylglucosaminyltransferase translates to METPWKKQRLKDTALCRLGILVAVTVSVVLMLVSLPRTALNNPFSDIDFAPKLNVSLLSVARGNPISVRLHKRNSSPPRNLDLYPNLGKDRVVIVLYVHNRPQYLRVTVESLSKVEGISETLLIVSHDGYFEEMNKIVESIKFCQVKQIFSPYSPHIFRESFPGTTANDCKNKGDEDCQGDPDQYGNHRSPKIVSLKHHWWWMMNTVWDGLEESRDHDGHLLFIEEDHFLFPNAYRNIQTLATLKRAKCPDCFAANLAPSDVKSRGEGFDSLVAERMGNVGYSFNRSVWEKIRHKAREFCFFDDYNWDITMWATVFPSFGSPVYTLRGPRTSAVHFGKCGLHQGRGGEGDCMDNGVVNIEVKETDKVVNVKKEWGVRVFEHQPGYKAGFKGWGGWGDERDRRLCLDFATMYRFNSRDASP, encoded by the coding sequence ATGGAAACCCCTTGGAAGAAGCAGAGATTGAAAGACACGGCTTTATGTCGTTTAGGGATTCTCGTTGCAGTTACGGTCTCCGTAGTTCTCATGTTGGTCTCTTTACCCAGAACAGCTTTAAACAATCCCTTCTCCGACATTGATTTTGCACCCAAGCTTAATGTGTCACTGCTAAGTGTCGCCAGAGGTAATCCAATCTCGGTTAGGCTGCATAAGAGGAACAGTTCCCCACCGAGGAATCTGGATCTGTACCCGAATCTGGGGAAAGACCGTGTGGTTATCGTCTTGTACGTGCACAATCGTCCTCAGTATCTTCGAGTAACCGTCGAAAGCTTATCCAAAGTCGAAGGGATAAGCGAGACGTTGCTGATCGTTAGCCACGACGGTTACTTCGAAGAGATGAACAAGATCGTGGAGAGTATCAAGTTCTGCCAGGTGAAACAGATCTTCTCGCCTTACTCTCCTCACATATTTAGAGAGAGTTTCCCTGGGACGACGGCGAACGACTGCAAGAACAAAGGTGATGAGGATTGCCAAGGCGATCCGGATCAGTATGGGAACCACCGGTCTCCGAAGATTGTATCTTTGAAGCATCACTGGTGGTGGATGATGAACACTGTGTGGGATGGATTGGAGGAGAGTAGAGATCACGACGGCCACCTCCTTTTCATTGAAGAAGATCATTTTCTTTTCCCTAACGCTTACCGCAATATTCAGACTCTCGCGACGCTGAAACGCGCGAAATGCCCTGACTGTTTTGCTGCTAACTTGGCGCCGTCTGACGTGAAGTCGAGAGGGGAAGGGTTTGATAGTTTGGTCGCGGAGAGGATGGGGAACGTTGGGTACTCTTTTAACAGAAGTGTGTGGGAGAAGATACGCCACAAGGCGAGAGAGTTTTGTTTCTTCGATGATTATAATTGGGATATAACGATGTGGGCGACGGTTTTCCCTTCGTTTGGTTCGCCGGTTTACACCTTGAGAGGGCCTAGGACGAGTGCGGTTCACTTTGGGAAATGCGGGTTGCATCAAGGTAGAGGAGGGGAAGGTGATTGTATGGATAATGGGGTCGTGAACATTGAGGTTAAGGAAACGGATAAAGTTGTGAACGTAAAGAAAGAATGGGGAGTTCGGGTGTTCGAACATCAGCCTGGTTATAAAGCTGGTTTCAAAGGTTGGGGAGGTTGGGGCGACGAAAGGGACCGGCGTTTGTGTTTGGATTTTGCCACTATGTATCGTTTCAATAGCAGAGATGCATCTCCTTGA
- the LOC106333020 gene encoding glycine-rich protein 3 short isoform-like — MYMQLKKMSSKTLLLLGLFAFLLVVSEMAAASARQSGMVKSGSEETVHPDGYGGGHGGNGRGYGGRGGHGGKGGRGGHGGEAVQTKPDGFGGGHGGHGGHGGHGGHGGHGGEVIRTQSGH; from the exons ATGTATATGCAGTTAAAGAAAATGTCATCCAAGACTTTGCTTCTGTTAGGTCTCTTTGCATTTCTTCTAGTTGTCTCAGAAATGGCCGCGGCATCTGCAAGGCAGTCGG GCATGGTGAAGTCAGGAAGTGAGGAAACTGTGCACCCTGATGGATACGGAGGTGGTCATGGAGGCAATGGACGAGGTTACGGCGGAAGAGGAGGCCACGGGGGCAAAGGAGGAAGAGGTGGCCACGGAGGAGAAGCTGTTCAGACTAAGCCTGATGGATTTGGAGGTGGCCACGGGGGCCATGGAGGACACGGGGGCCATGGGGGACACGGGGGGCACGGGGGAGAAGTTATTCGGACTCAGTCCGGTCACTAA